The following proteins are co-located in the Streptomyces sp. NBC_00435 genome:
- a CDS encoding urease subunit beta — MIPGEIAYGDGPVRLNEGRPVTRLTVLNSADRPVQVGSHYHFAEANPGLDFDRRAAHGQRLDIAAGTAVRFEPGIPVAVELVPLAGLRTVPGLRGETGGPLDG; from the coding sequence ATGATCCCCGGCGAAATCGCCTACGGGGACGGTCCGGTGCGCCTCAACGAAGGCCGGCCCGTCACCCGTCTCACCGTGCTCAACTCCGCCGACCGGCCCGTCCAGGTCGGCTCCCACTACCACTTCGCCGAAGCCAACCCCGGCCTCGACTTCGACCGCCGCGCCGCCCACGGGCAGCGCCTCGACATAGCCGCCGGCACCGCGGTCCGCTTCGAGCCGGGCATCCCGGTCGCCGTGGAACTCGTACCGCTGGCCGGGCTGCGCACCGTACCGGGGCTGCGCGGAGAGACCGGAGGGCCGCTCGATGGCTGA
- a CDS encoding urease subunit gamma, whose translation MQLTPHEQERLLIHVAADVAEKRRARGVLLNHPEAIALITAHILEGARDGRTVAELMASGRTVLHRSQVMEGIPEMIHDVQVEATFPDGTKLVTVHTPIV comes from the coding sequence GTGCAACTGACCCCCCACGAGCAAGAAAGACTGCTCATCCACGTGGCCGCCGACGTGGCCGAGAAACGCAGGGCGCGGGGCGTCCTCCTCAACCACCCCGAGGCGATCGCCCTGATCACCGCACACATCCTCGAAGGCGCCCGGGACGGGCGGACCGTGGCCGAGCTGATGGCCTCCGGACGCACCGTCCTGCACCGCTCGCAGGTCATGGAGGGGATACCCGAGATGATCCACGACGTCCAGGTCGAGGCGACCTTCCCGGACGGCACCAAGCTCGTCACCGTCCACACCCCGATCGTCTGA
- a CDS encoding VOC family protein, whose amino-acid sequence MFLNPVHHITFDSQEPYALAQFWSEVTGWPIHPDDLADDPEISLVPGQPGVTGLLFCRVPEGKSGKNRVHLDIQPTTGTRDENVERLLGLGAKLFSDHRREDGSGWVTLTDPEGNELCIERSEAERAGS is encoded by the coding sequence ATGTTTCTGAACCCCGTCCACCACATCACCTTCGACTCGCAGGAGCCGTACGCGCTGGCGCAGTTCTGGTCCGAGGTCACGGGCTGGCCCATCCACCCGGACGACCTGGCGGACGACCCCGAGATCTCACTGGTGCCGGGCCAGCCGGGCGTGACCGGTCTGCTCTTCTGCCGGGTGCCGGAGGGCAAGTCCGGTAAGAACCGGGTCCACTTGGACATCCAGCCGACGACCGGCACCCGCGACGAGAACGTCGAACGTCTCCTCGGGCTCGGCGCGAAGCTCTTCTCCGACCACCGCCGGGAGGACGGCAGCGGCTGGGTCACCCTCACGGACCCGGAGGGCAACGAACTGTGCATCGAGCGCAGCGAGGCGGAGCGCGCGGGTTCCTGA
- a CDS encoding ATP-binding protein — MADHQEASVTLPSDPASVATARRYVAEVLSGWGLPDGTDTADSVRLIVSELATNSVQHTFGQSPTFTVDIRLEREEWLRIGVTDSHPRWPKRLPAAVQQDNGRGMVIIRWLTAEAGGRLSVSPTEDGGKTVWIALPWAVGAPARMPTGC, encoded by the coding sequence ATGGCAGATCACCAGGAAGCATCCGTCACTCTGCCGAGCGATCCCGCCTCGGTCGCGACCGCCAGGCGCTACGTCGCGGAGGTGCTGAGCGGGTGGGGACTCCCCGACGGGACCGATACCGCCGACAGTGTCCGGCTGATCGTCTCGGAGCTGGCCACCAACTCCGTGCAGCACACCTTCGGGCAGTCGCCGACCTTCACCGTGGACATCCGCCTGGAGCGCGAGGAGTGGCTGCGCATCGGGGTCACCGACAGCCATCCGCGCTGGCCCAAGCGGCTCCCGGCCGCCGTCCAGCAGGACAACGGCCGGGGGATGGTCATCATCCGCTGGCTCACCGCGGAGGCGGGCGGCCGGCTCTCGGTCAGTCCGACCGAGGACGGGGGCAAGACCGTGTGGATCGCCCTGCCCTGGGCGGTCGGCGCTCCGGCGAGGATGCCCACCGGCTGTTGA
- a CDS encoding helix-turn-helix domain-containing protein, whose translation MQHGPAVRRRKLGEELRALRDRTGLTSGEAARLAGWHQSKISRIETGRSGVKVEDIRLLLDVYGDVVSAQQRALLEALSASAAGPETGTGRGRQWWHDYRGLLPQEYRDFISLEAGARSARTVELSVVPGLLQTPEYARAVTRAALGGLPEPKVDALVDVRLARQSVLRADPPLELSAVLDEAVLRRKIGGSGVMEEQLRYLVEVARLPQVRLQVLPFSVGGHLGLTGPFVIFSFPNIADLDVVVLDHLTSSLYLERKEDLEAYSAAFRTIQAHALPPRDSSDLISALADDA comes from the coding sequence GTGCAGCACGGTCCCGCGGTGCGCCGGCGCAAGCTCGGCGAGGAACTGCGTGCCCTTCGTGACCGGACCGGACTCACCAGTGGTGAGGCGGCCCGGCTGGCGGGATGGCACCAGTCGAAGATCAGCCGTATCGAGACGGGGCGCAGCGGCGTCAAGGTCGAGGACATCCGGCTGCTGCTCGACGTCTACGGTGATGTCGTGAGCGCGCAGCAGCGCGCGCTGCTGGAGGCCCTCTCGGCCTCGGCGGCGGGCCCGGAGACCGGAACGGGGCGCGGCCGGCAGTGGTGGCACGACTACCGGGGGCTGCTGCCGCAGGAGTACCGGGACTTCATCAGCCTGGAGGCGGGTGCCCGCTCGGCGCGCACGGTCGAGCTCTCCGTGGTGCCGGGCCTCCTGCAGACCCCGGAGTACGCGCGCGCCGTGACCCGGGCCGCGCTGGGCGGGCTGCCGGAGCCCAAGGTCGACGCGCTGGTCGACGTACGGCTGGCACGCCAGAGCGTGCTGCGGGCGGATCCGCCGCTGGAGCTGAGCGCCGTGCTGGACGAGGCGGTGCTGCGGCGCAAGATCGGCGGCTCGGGGGTGATGGAGGAACAGTTGAGGTACCTGGTGGAGGTGGCACGTCTACCTCAAGTGCGGCTGCAGGTATTGCCGTTCAGCGTGGGGGGACATCTCGGCCTGACCGGACCGTTCGTAATTTTCTCATTTCCGAACATCGCCGATCTGGATGTGGTGGTACTCGACCATTTGACGAGTAGCCTCTATCTGGAGCGGAAGGAAGACCTTGAGGCGTACAGCGCCGCGTTCCGCACCATCCAGGCGCACGCCCTCCCGCCCCGCGACTCGTCGGATCTCATCAGCGCCCTCGCTGACGACGCGTAA
- a CDS encoding DUF397 domain-containing protein translates to MSATPLSTGGLLNSARWRRSSRSTGMNNCVETAVLGGGLLAVRDSKRTDGPAVLFTGPAWNGFLDSMGTEPRAATLP, encoded by the coding sequence GTGTCCGCAACCCCCTTATCCACAGGCGGACTTCTGAACAGCGCGCGGTGGCGGCGAAGCAGCCGCAGCACCGGAATGAACAATTGCGTGGAAACGGCCGTCCTCGGTGGCGGCCTGCTGGCCGTCCGCGACTCCAAGCGGACGGACGGCCCGGCCGTGCTCTTCACCGGGCCGGCCTGGAACGGTTTCCTCGACTCCATGGGAACGGAACCACGGGCCGCAACGCTCCCGTAG
- a CDS encoding 8-amino-7-oxononanoate synthase, which yields MPDQHTPVPVDVFSWIDDAERAREQAGLVRTLRPRPADSPLLDLASNDYLGLSRHPETVRGAREAAECWGAGATGSRLVTGTTELHAELERELAAFCGFEAALVLSSGYAANLAAVTALSDRGTLVVSDAGNHASIVDGCRLSRAETAVVPHSDPDSARKTLAAHGGRALLVTDSVFSVDGDAAPLARYAEACRAEGAALLVDDAHGLGVLGAGGRGALYAAGLAGAPGVVATLTLSKSLGSQGGAVLGPAKVIRHLVNTARTFIFDTGLAPAATGAALAALRLLQREPERADRAREVAAELYGRLTASGLTAARPDAAVVSVRAPSASAALRWAADCREAGLSVGCFRPPSVPDGISRLRLTARADLTGVEIGRAVETILGTAPAGATDH from the coding sequence ATGCCCGACCAGCACACCCCCGTCCCCGTGGACGTCTTCTCCTGGATCGACGACGCGGAGCGGGCCCGGGAACAGGCCGGACTCGTCCGGACGCTGCGTCCGCGGCCGGCGGATTCCCCGCTGCTCGATCTCGCGAGCAACGACTACCTCGGGCTGTCCCGGCACCCGGAGACGGTACGCGGGGCGCGTGAGGCGGCCGAGTGCTGGGGCGCCGGAGCGACCGGATCGCGCCTCGTCACCGGTACCACCGAGCTGCACGCGGAGCTGGAGCGGGAGCTGGCCGCCTTCTGCGGGTTCGAGGCGGCGCTGGTGCTCTCCTCCGGGTACGCGGCCAACCTCGCCGCCGTCACCGCGCTCAGTGACCGCGGCACCCTGGTCGTCTCCGACGCGGGCAACCACGCCTCGATCGTCGACGGCTGCCGGCTGTCCCGCGCCGAGACGGCCGTCGTCCCGCACTCCGACCCGGACAGTGCGCGCAAGACGCTCGCCGCACACGGGGGACGGGCCCTGCTGGTCACCGACTCGGTGTTCTCGGTCGACGGGGACGCGGCACCGCTCGCGCGGTACGCCGAAGCCTGCCGGGCCGAGGGTGCGGCGCTGCTCGTGGACGACGCCCACGGGCTCGGTGTCCTGGGCGCGGGCGGCCGCGGCGCGCTGTACGCCGCCGGGCTGGCGGGGGCGCCCGGGGTGGTCGCGACGCTGACCCTCTCGAAGTCCCTGGGCAGCCAGGGCGGCGCCGTACTGGGCCCGGCCAAGGTGATCCGGCACCTGGTCAACACCGCGCGGACCTTCATCTTCGACACCGGGCTCGCCCCGGCCGCGACGGGCGCGGCGCTGGCCGCACTGCGCCTGCTCCAGCGGGAGCCGGAGCGCGCGGACCGTGCCCGCGAGGTGGCCGCCGAGCTGTACGGGCGACTCACCGCGTCCGGCCTGACCGCGGCCCGGCCGGACGCGGCCGTGGTGTCGGTACGGGCCCCGTCCGCTTCGGCGGCACTGCGCTGGGCCGCCGACTGCCGCGAGGCTGGTCTGTCCGTGGGGTGCTTCCGGCCGCCGTCGGTGCCGGACGGCATCTCCCGGCTGCGGCTGACCGCGCGGGCGGATCTCACGGGGGTCGAGATCGGCCGGGCGGTGGAGACGATCCTGGGGACCGCTCCAGCCGGAGCCACGGACCACTGA
- the bioB gene encoding biotin synthase BioB — protein sequence MDLLNTLVDKGLRRELPTREEALAVLATSDDELLDVVAAAGKVRRQWFGRRVKLNYLVNLKSGLCPEDCSYCSQRLGSKAEILKYTWLKPEEASQAAAAGVAGGAKRVCLVASGRGPTDRDVDRVGKTIEAIKEQNEGIEVCACLGLLSDGQAERLKDAGADAYNHNLNTSEATYGQITKTHTYADRVDTVQKAHAAGLSACSGLIAGMGESDEDLVDVVYSLRELDPDSVPVNFLIPFEGTPLAKEWNLTPQRALRILAMVRFVCPDVEVRLAGGREVHLRTMQPLALHLVNSIFLGDYLTSEGQAGQADLDMIADAGFEVEGAGTSTLPTHRSAIAETAGGCGSKGAGASVCGSSASSSGSADEAGCGSACGGCSGHAGHETPAPAQAEAGEVRSGLVAVRRRGAGTDLAPNA from the coding sequence ATGGACCTGCTGAACACCCTCGTGGACAAGGGGCTGCGGCGCGAGCTGCCGACCCGCGAAGAGGCACTCGCCGTGCTGGCGACCTCTGACGACGAACTGCTGGACGTGGTGGCCGCCGCCGGCAAGGTGCGCCGCCAGTGGTTCGGGCGCCGGGTCAAGCTCAACTACCTGGTCAACCTGAAATCCGGGCTCTGTCCCGAGGACTGCTCGTACTGCTCCCAGCGGCTGGGATCGAAGGCCGAGATCCTCAAGTACACGTGGCTGAAGCCCGAGGAGGCCTCCCAGGCCGCGGCCGCGGGCGTCGCCGGCGGAGCGAAGCGGGTGTGCCTGGTGGCGAGCGGGCGCGGTCCCACGGACCGCGACGTGGACCGCGTGGGCAAGACGATCGAGGCCATCAAGGAGCAGAACGAGGGCATCGAGGTGTGCGCCTGCCTCGGTCTGCTGTCGGACGGCCAGGCCGAGCGCCTGAAGGACGCGGGCGCGGATGCCTACAACCACAATCTCAACACCTCCGAGGCCACGTACGGCCAGATCACCAAGACCCACACCTACGCGGACCGGGTCGACACGGTGCAGAAGGCGCACGCCGCCGGTCTGTCGGCCTGCTCGGGTCTGATCGCGGGCATGGGCGAGAGCGACGAGGACCTCGTCGACGTCGTCTACTCGCTGCGCGAGCTGGACCCGGACTCGGTGCCGGTCAACTTCCTGATCCCCTTCGAGGGCACCCCGCTGGCCAAGGAGTGGAACCTCACCCCGCAGCGCGCCCTGCGCATCCTGGCGATGGTCCGCTTCGTCTGCCCCGACGTCGAGGTCCGCCTCGCGGGCGGGCGCGAGGTACACCTGCGCACCATGCAGCCCCTCGCCCTGCACCTGGTCAACTCGATCTTCCTGGGCGACTACCTGACCAGCGAGGGCCAGGCCGGCCAGGCCGACCTCGACATGATCGCGGACGCCGGTTTCGAGGTGGAGGGCGCCGGTACCTCGACGCTGCCCACGCACCGCTCGGCGATCGCGGAGACCGCCGGGGGCTGCGGCTCGAAGGGAGCGGGCGCCTCGGTCTGCGGCTCCTCCGCCTCCTCCTCCGGCTCGGCGGACGAGGCCGGCTGCGGCTCGGCGTGCGGCGGCTGCTCGGGGCACGCCGGGCACGAGACCCCCGCACCGGCCCAGGCCGAGGCGGGCGAGGTCCGGTCCGGTCTGGTGGCGGTACGCCGCCGCGGCGCGGGAACGGACCTCGCGCCCAATGCCTGA
- a CDS encoding adenosylmethionine--8-amino-7-oxononanoate transaminase, whose amino-acid sequence MPGRQEPLVVASASGVRLRLAEPSQGHDELVDGMSSWWSAIHGYNHPVLNDAVTGQLGRMSHVMFGGLTHEPAVRLAAKLVELTPAGLEHVFLADSGSVSVEVAVKMCLQYWRSVGRPGKSRLLTWRGGYHGDTWQPMAVCDPEGGMHELWSGILPRQLFADAPPSGFSAPVDEAYVAHLRSLFAAHRDELAAVIVEPVVQGAGGMRFHNPGYLRVLRELCDEFDVLLILDEIATGFGRTGALFAADHAGITPDVMCLGKALTGGYLTLSATLCTERVADGISRGEVPVLAHGPTFMGNPLAAAVALASIELLLGQDWQREVKRIEAGLLEGLAPAAGLPGVREVRGLGAIGVIQLDHPVDMARATAAAVREGVWLRPFRDLIYTMPPFVTGDPDVARICRAVVAAAKEA is encoded by the coding sequence ATGCCCGGGCGGCAGGAGCCGCTGGTCGTCGCCTCCGCCTCCGGGGTCCGGCTGCGGCTCGCCGAACCGTCCCAGGGACACGACGAGCTGGTCGACGGCATGTCCTCCTGGTGGTCGGCGATCCACGGGTACAACCACCCGGTGCTGAACGATGCGGTGACCGGCCAGCTCGGCCGGATGTCGCACGTGATGTTCGGCGGGCTCACCCACGAGCCCGCCGTCCGGCTGGCGGCGAAGCTCGTCGAGCTCACCCCGGCCGGCCTGGAGCACGTCTTCCTCGCCGACTCCGGCTCGGTCTCGGTCGAGGTAGCGGTGAAGATGTGCCTCCAGTACTGGCGTTCGGTGGGGCGCCCCGGCAAGAGCCGCCTCCTCACCTGGCGGGGTGGCTACCACGGGGACACCTGGCAGCCGATGGCCGTCTGCGACCCCGAGGGCGGCATGCACGAGCTGTGGTCGGGGATCCTCCCGCGCCAGCTCTTCGCGGACGCCCCGCCGAGCGGCTTCTCCGCCCCCGTGGACGAGGCCTACGTCGCCCACCTGCGCTCCTTGTTCGCCGCGCACCGGGACGAGCTGGCGGCCGTGATCGTGGAGCCGGTGGTCCAGGGCGCGGGCGGCATGCGCTTCCACAACCCGGGCTACCTCCGGGTGCTGCGTGAGCTGTGCGACGAGTTCGACGTCCTGCTGATCCTGGACGAGATCGCGACGGGCTTCGGCCGCACGGGCGCGCTGTTCGCGGCGGACCACGCCGGGATCACCCCGGACGTGATGTGCCTGGGCAAGGCGCTGACCGGCGGCTACCTCACGCTCTCCGCCACCCTGTGCACGGAGCGGGTCGCGGACGGGATCTCCCGGGGCGAGGTCCCGGTCCTGGCCCACGGGCCGACCTTCATGGGCAACCCGCTGGCCGCGGCGGTGGCACTGGCTTCGATCGAGCTGCTGCTCGGGCAGGACTGGCAGCGCGAGGTCAAGCGCATCGAGGCGGGCCTGCTGGAGGGCCTGGCCCCGGCGGCGGGGCTGCCCGGCGTCCGGGAGGTACGGGGCCTGGGCGCGATCGGCGTCATCCAGCTCGACCACCCCGTCGACATGGCACGCGCCACGGCGGCGGCGGTCCGGGAGGGCGTCTGGCTGCGCCCGTTCCGGGACCTGATCTACACGATGCCGCCGTTCGTCACGGGCGACCCCGATGTGGCCCGCATCTGCCGTGCGGTGGTCGCGGCCGCGAAGGAGGCCTGA
- the bioD gene encoding dethiobiotin synthase — MAVLVVSGTGTEIGKTVVTSAVAAAALAAGLSVAVLKPAQTGVGPQEPGDAAEVARLAGPGVTAVELARYPEPLAPDTAARRAGLPTVSPERIAEAARGLALSHDLVLVEGAGGLLVRFDEAGHTLADAARLLGAPVLIVAPAGLGTLNSTALTAEALRARDLTALGVVIGSWPAEPDLAARCNLADLPSVSALPLLGAIPAAAGALDPAEFRASAAGWLSPPLHGTWSPPAV; from the coding sequence ATGGCGGTACTCGTGGTCTCGGGGACGGGAACCGAGATCGGCAAGACGGTCGTCACCTCGGCCGTCGCGGCGGCCGCGCTGGCCGCGGGACTCTCCGTGGCCGTCCTGAAGCCGGCCCAGACGGGAGTCGGCCCGCAGGAGCCCGGGGACGCGGCGGAGGTCGCCCGGCTGGCCGGCCCCGGCGTCACCGCCGTGGAACTGGCGCGCTACCCGGAGCCGTTGGCCCCGGACACGGCGGCCCGGCGGGCAGGCCTCCCGACGGTCTCCCCGGAGCGGATCGCGGAGGCGGCCCGCGGTCTGGCACTCTCCCACGACCTGGTCCTCGTGGAGGGCGCGGGCGGCCTCCTGGTCCGCTTCGACGAGGCCGGGCACACCCTGGCCGACGCGGCCCGCCTGCTCGGGGCCCCGGTCCTGATCGTGGCTCCGGCGGGCCTCGGCACCCTCAACTCCACGGCCCTCACCGCGGAAGCCCTCCGCGCCCGGGACCTCACCGCCCTGGGCGTGGTGATCGGCAGCTGGCCGGCCGAGCCCGATCTGGCGGCCCGCTGCAACCTGGCCGACCTCCCGTCGGTCTCCGCCCTCCCCCTGCTGGGCGCGATCCCCGCGGCGGCGGGCGCCCTCGACCCCGCCGAGTTCCGTGCCTCGGCGGCCGGCTGGCTCTCCCCGCCCCTCCACGGCACCTGGTCCCCTCCGGCCGTCTGA
- a CDS encoding GNAT family N-acetyltransferase, giving the protein MIETRSATVADAANVLAFWEEAAEGTSITDDIAGVTRLIGRDPDALILAESDGLLVGTLIAGWDGWRASLYRLAVRPSHRRQGIAKTLLDTAEQRFRALGGRRGDAMVLVENKQAQAAWAAAGYHQEDHWRRWVKPFG; this is encoded by the coding sequence ATGATCGAGACACGCAGCGCCACGGTGGCTGATGCCGCAAACGTTCTGGCCTTCTGGGAGGAAGCGGCAGAGGGCACGTCGATCACAGACGACATCGCGGGGGTGACTCGACTCATCGGACGTGATCCAGACGCTCTGATCCTTGCGGAGTCTGACGGGCTCCTCGTGGGCACTCTGATAGCGGGCTGGGATGGTTGGAGAGCTTCGCTCTATCGGCTCGCCGTTCGTCCCTCCCATCGTCGGCAAGGGATCGCCAAGACGCTCCTTGATACCGCCGAACAGCGGTTCCGAGCGTTGGGCGGCCGACGCGGGGACGCGATGGTGTTGGTCGAGAACAAGCAGGCTCAGGCTGCCTGGGCTGCGGCCGGGTACCACCAGGAAGACCACTGGCGGCGATGGGTGAAGCCGTTCGGGTAG